The DNA sequence GGGCTGCCCGCCGCCGCACTGATCAGCAGCTTGGAGCTCCCGCCCCGCCACCTGAGATGGAGGATAATTTCCTCTCGGCTGGGCTGTGCAATCTTATCCACCCGGGCACCCAGTGCCACCTCTTTTATTTCATGGAGAACGCCGTGTAAAAATGCGCCGTCCAAAGCCATATCAATCACTCCTTATGTTGGGGCATTGGGCTCTCCCCGGGAAATCAAAAGTCAACGGTTCTCAACAAAGCAAAAGGTTCAGAGCGCCCGGGAAGGATTCTCCGACCGGGCAGAACATTCAACGGATAAACCAGGCAAATCCGCCCGCAGCCACTTGGCCAGTTGGGGAACCACAAGATTTTCAGTGGCAAAATGTCCCGCATCCACCAAGGTAAGGCCCATCTCCCGTGCCTCCAAAAGCTGATGGTGCTTAATATCCGCTGTAACCAATGCCTGTGCCCCCTGCCTGAGAGCCAAAGCGATGTAATCGCCGCCGCTTCCGCCACAGACCGCCACCCGGGTAATCGGGCGGCCTCCGTCCACATACCGCAGCCCATCCAAGTGCAGTGCCTGTTTCACAAAAGCGGCAAAAGCCTGAGGGTTTTTCGGCTGAGCACATTCCCCCACCACTCCCATGAAGATAGAAGTGGTTACCGCCTCGTTTACAAACAAATCGTAGGCCGGTGTTTCATAAGGGTGCGCTTCTTTCATAGCCGCCACCACCTGAGCGGTCTTTTCAGGCGGAACCAGCATTTCGATCCGCAGCTCCTGCACCTTTTCCAAAGCTTCCACCTGCCCAATGGCAGGGTGTGCCCCCTCCATGGGGTAAAACCGACCTTCTCCCTCCAAAAGGAAAGCACATTTAGAATAATTACCCAGCTTACCGGCACCGGCTGCACTCATGGCCTCATAAACGGCCTCGCCGTGGCTTTCCGGAACAAACACCACAATTTTGCGGGCAGCTTGGGTTTGTATAATTTCCAAGGGAGCGGTGTTCTCCAGCTCCAGCGCCTGCGCCAGCAGCGTGTTCACCCCGCCGGGGGCCATATCCAGATTGGTATGAGCCGAAATAACCGAAAGCCCCCGGCTGATACACCGGTAAGGAATGCCTTCTGCCTCCAACCTCTTGATAGGCGAAAAAATCACCGGGTGGTGGGTTATCAGAAGATTGGCCTTCTTTTCCACCGCTTCTTCAATGACAGGGCCAGTTACATCCAGTGCTGTTAAAACACCGGTAACCTGTGTATCCATGCCGCCAATAAGCAATCCGCAGTTATCCCAAGACATGGCCTGCGAAAACGGTGCCCGGCGATCCAGCGCCTGAAGGCACTGTGCAACAGTATACATATAGAAAACCTCCCGGATAGTATTTAAAGTTCAGGTTAATCTGAACTGCTAAGCTATACAAAAACAGTATACCGGATACCACCATAGGGTGTGCAGATCTGTGCCTGCACACCCTATTCTTTATAGTATATCGTGGCTATAGCTATTTTTCCGAAATGAGCCGATGAATTTCATCGGCCAGCTCCTGAAGCTGCTTGGCCTCATCCCCACCCTGCCGGCCACGGTTCAGGCCTTGTGCCTGTTTGCGCAGGCGATCCCGCTGAATCATGAGATAACGGTCTCGGGCGGCATATTGGCTTTGGGGGATTTTGCCCACCAGCTGGAACAGCCTGTCCGGCTGTGTTTTTTGGCCTGTCCAGCTTACCGAAAGAACGGTATAAGCAAACTTGCCCTGCTCCACTGGTATCTCACGGTGAATTTCAAAACCGTTTTCGCACAGCCAGCGCCGCAAAAAAGATGTTTTTGTCATGGGCTGCAGCACCATATGATACCGAGGGTCAAAGCACCAGCCCGCCTGCTCCAGAATAGCGGCAATCTGCTCCCCGCCCATGCCGGCAATGACAATATCCTCTACAGAAAGGGGAGCGATACCAGCCAATCCATCTGCAAGAACCGGTACAATCTGCTCAGAAAGCCCGGCACGAACGATGGTTTTGCGGGATTTTTCCAGTGGCTGGGAATTGATATCACAAGCAAAGCCACCCGGGCACTTCCCCCGCTGCACCAGCGCACAGACCAGATAACCGTGGTCCGCTCCGATATCCGCCACACGGCTTCCCGAGCGGACCAATTCATAAACTGCTGTCAAGCGTTTATCCAGTGCAGTGTATTCCTTCATAATCAGCTTACCCCATTTTCATTGCTTCTAACGCTGGGCGTCTTCCAGAGGCTCTTGGTTAACCGAAGCCCCGGTTATCTGCTGCTGTTCAAACAGACTCAGTTCCCGGCGAATAACGCGGATGCACAGTGCAACCAGATACTGCGTGACAGTCAGCAGCAGCATGGCGCTGATATAGCCTGTGGGTGTTTTGGGAAACAGCACCACCACATAAATCCCCACAACACGGCCCAATGCAAGCGAGACTTCCCTAAATGCAAAGGATTCTCCAAGGCAAAAACGTGCTTTCTCATCCTGTGTGAAAACCGCAAAGGACGAAACACTGGATGCATTGACAACAAAGAGCTGTAGGAAAGCGTTTACAATAGAATAGATCACAATGCTAACGGAATTGAGGCCAAAGAACAGGCAAAACGTTGCTCCCATTAAAAGGCTGGTGGCAATTACCACAAATTTACCGCGAAGATGAGCCGCAACAATCCGCCCATAAACCCAAGCCGCCACAATGGAAGCCGCACCGGTCAAAAAGGTATTGAGGCCTACCAGTCTCTCATCGCTGACAAATTCAAACAAAAGCGTGTTAAGAAAGAACAAAAAAGTTCCCTCCCGGAATCCCCGGATGAACTCGCTGCAAAATACAAAGCGAACTGATTTCCGCTGGCGTACCAGCGAAAGGGCCAGGCGAAACTGAGGTTCCCGGGTTTTGTGCTCAACCGGATACAGCCTCAGAGACATAATAAACTGCATGATCACCGATGCAAACCCAACCCCGAACATAATGCGGTAGCCCAGATAATTGTTGGGGTAAGCCGTAATAACAAAGCCTGAAACGATCGGAATCAAGAGGGTGATGATCCCATTGATCACACCCAGAATACCCACTCCGATATCCCGGTTTCGCTCTGTGGTATAAAGAGTGAGAAGTATATTATGACTACACCAATAAAGGCCGCAGGCCACACCGGAAAGCACAGCCAGATACGGCATATAAACGCCAAGATAATCGGTTAGGATAAACAAGAACAGATACATTATACCATAAAGCACCGCCGAAAGCCTAATGGAGTGCACTGGTGAAAGCCGGTGGGCAATGAGAGCCGAACCATGCATGGCAACGGCTGTCACCACATAAATAATCATCTTATAGTACATAACGCTGTCGGAGTTACCGGTGAGCCTTATCAGCAGCGTATTCATAAAAACGGTTTCCAGCGTAGAATAGAGCCACAAAAACGTGTAAACTTTGGTGAAAATGGGATAAGCTTCTCCCATCCGGTCAAAACCCAAAAATTCTGCAGAGCGCTGTGAAATCCGCCTCAATATTATTTTCATAAACCCTCCGGTATCCTTCTACCGATTCAATATATACTCATGCAGACCGGTTCCGCCTCTAAATGAGTATGAAGAACATATGCACCCTTAAAGCGGCATACAACTGAAATGTCGCATGCACTATATAGATTTAAAACCGCAGCACGGTTTTAAACAGCGGCAATCTGCCGCTAACCGCCAAAGGCGGTCTATACCAACTTCATACTCATATACACTGCGTGCATATGAGTATATAAAAAGGGCCGGCGACAGAAAAAACCGGCCGCCCCGGATGGAACGGCCATCTTTCCCTACACCTTTATCCAACGAAATCACAGGCACAAAATTCCTGTGCAACGTTCGTTCCACATCATTATAGTGGCAGACACCCCATAATGCAAGGTTTTTTAATGAAAATAATGTGACGAAATTTCACCGTAATCAAATGGCTTCTTTAAGCGGTTGAGACAATTTTTTCTTCTGCGTAAGCTGGAAACGCCCCACCAGCCACTTTACATCCTTTTTATCAAAGCTGCCCAAAAAGTAAAGTGTGGTTATGTATACCATTGCTGTGAGAATAATTCCCAATATCAGCGCTGGCGCTACCGGGATTCTTTGATACAGCCAGAGATTGCCCACTGCCTGAAAGCACTGCTGAGCGGCCAGCGCAGCCAATGCAGGTTTGAGCAGCCATTCCCTGAAATTGAAGGAAAGCTGAACCTTGCTCAGCAAACGCCGCAAATTCAATATAGAGGTAAGCAGGTTGCTGATCACCACCATCAGCAAAAATCCCCTGACCCCATCCATGGGAATCAGCAGATAAACCAAACCCACACGGAGCACTGAATCCAAAATGCTGTAGCGCATAGGGCTGACCTGATCCCCCAGACCACCCAAAATGCTGACCACCACCATCTCCAAACACATGAAAGGGCATAAAAAGGCCATAGTACGCAGGGTTTCTCCCACCCGCGGATCACCATATACAGCCATGCCCAGCTCATAGGAAAAGGTAACATAAACGCCCACAATAAAAATACCGATGATGGAGGTAAACTGCAAAAGCTTGGAAACTGTGCGGCCCAAGCCCCGGCTATCCTTGGTAACCGAAAGGCGGGAGATTTCCGGTGTCAGCATGACAACAAAAGCAGAAAGCATGGAAAGCGGAAAGGTCAGCAGCGGCATGGCCATACCACGGAGCAGACCGTAGGTTTCAGTAGCGGCTACGCCGTCACCGGCAAATTTCCGAAAACCGGATACAATAAAGATATCCTCCACCAACCGCAGGCCGGAGCGCACATAGGAGCTGAGAGAAATAGGAATGCAAATGGCAACGATTTTAGACACAACCCCTGTAATATCCGCCTTGCGCCCCGAGGTTACTCCATCCTTTTCGATACGGTAGCCGATAAACAGGAAGAAAAACGAAACGATTTCCCCCAGTGTCATGCCCAACAGAATCAAAGCACAGCCGTATTCCAAGCCCTTGGACATCCAGCTTTCCATAAAAAAGGTGATAAACACAATTTTCAGCATCTGCTCGGTGATCTGATCCAACGCCGGCTTTACTACACTGCGCTTGGCAATTAGATATCCCCGTAAGCAAGCGGTCACCGCCAGAACAGGAAGGCTGGGCGCCAAATATAAAAGGGCCAGCGCCGCTCTGGGCTCGTTTAAATAATTGCGGGCAATCACATCGCCAAAGGTAAACAACAGCCCTCCAACGGTAAGCCCTAAGAACAGAGCAATCGCAATGGCTTTGTGCAGAATTTTCTTTGCGTTGGCAATGTGTCCCAGAGCAAACTGCTCCGCCGTCAGCTTTGAAACAGCAACGCTGACACCCGAGCTTGCAAAGGTGACCATCAGGGTGTAAAGGGATACGATCAGCTGATAAACACCCACCCCCTCCGGGCCAAGAGCTTTGTTGATATAAACCCGAAAGGCAAAGCCCACTATACGGGTTAAAATGGATGCGCCGCTGAGTATCATCGTACCCACAATTACATTCTGATGTTTCATATGCTCCCCACTTCATATATATTGTATATACACCAATGCGCTTTTTTACGCACCGGATTGCAGCCCTTTGGGGCTGTTGTGTCAAACAGTTATAGCTGCTTGACACAAATTCTACTATACAATATATATTAGCGCCTCTCCCCTTTCATGACCAAAGCACAGGCCCATAGAACGCCCCAATGTTATTAGGAGAAACAAAAAAAGGATAGCCCCCGGCGCTAAACCGAAAGAGGCTATCCTTTTTAAACACTTCAGTGAGCTTTGCTTAGGGATTCACTACATTGGTGGATTTTCCAGCAACAAAATCCGCCAAATTCTGCACAGCGATATCCATCAGCCGCTTGCGGCTTTCTTTGGGAGCCCATGCAATATGGGGAGTAATCAGGCAGTTGCTGGCACCCAGCAGGGGGTTATCCGCTTTAATGGGTTCGGTGGAAACCACGTCCATGCCAGCACCGGCAACTTTACCGGAATCCAGCGCTGCACGCAGATCCTCTTCCACAATCAAGGGACCGCGGGAGGTGTTGATGAGAATTACGCCATCCTTCATCTTGGCAATGCTGTTCTTATTGATGATACCGGTGGTGGATTCAAACAGAGGGCAGTGGAGAGAAATCACATCACTCTGAGCCAGCAGCTCATCCAGAGTGACATACTCCGCAATGGCCTTGCCTGCATCGTTGGGATATTCATCATAAGCAAGAACCTTCATGCCGAAAGCCTTGGCCAATGCACCGGCAGATTGGCCGATACGTCCAAAGCCGATAATACCCATGGTTTTGCCTGCCAGTTCAATGAGGGGAAAATCCCAGTAGCAGAAATCCTGGCTGGTTGTCCATTTGCCGGCCTTGACTGTGTCACTGTGGTGGCCCACATGATGGCAGATTTCCAGCAGCAGGGCAAAAACGAACTGTGCCACAGCGGTGGTGCCGTAAGTAGGAATGTTGCAGACAGGAATACCCTTTGCCTTAGCGGCGGCCACATCAACCACATTATAGCCGGTAGCCAAAACACCGATGTAACGGATAGAAGGGCAGGCCTCCAACGTTTCCTTGGTCAACGGTGTTTTGTTGGTGATAACAGCCTCAGCATCACCAATGCGGGAGACAATATCTCCGGGGGCGGTGCGGTCATAAACAGTGAGCGAGCCTAATTTTTCAAAGCCCTCCCAGCTCAGATCACCGGGATTCTCGGTGTAGCCATCCAATACAACAATTTTCATTAGACAAATTCCTTTCCTATTAAACTTTAGCCCAAGCCTGATTCAAAGTGCGCTTGGCATTGGCAATAACCATTTCGGGATCTTCATCACCCCAAGGCTTAACTTCAAAGCTGACAATGC is a window from the Oscillospiraceae bacterium MB08-C2-2 genome containing:
- a CDS encoding Nif3-like dinuclear metal center hexameric protein codes for the protein MYTVAQCLQALDRRAPFSQAMSWDNCGLLIGGMDTQVTGVLTALDVTGPVIEEAVEKKANLLITHHPVIFSPIKRLEAEGIPYRCISRGLSVISAHTNLDMAPGGVNTLLAQALELENTAPLEIIQTQAARKIVVFVPESHGEAVYEAMSAAGAGKLGNYSKCAFLLEGEGRFYPMEGAHPAIGQVEALEKVQELRIEMLVPPEKTAQVVAAMKEAHPYETPAYDLFVNEAVTTSIFMGVVGECAQPKNPQAFAAFVKQALHLDGLRYVDGGRPITRVAVCGGSGGDYIALALRQGAQALVTADIKHHQLLEAREMGLTLVDAGHFATENLVVPQLAKWLRADLPGLSVECSARSENPSRAL
- a CDS encoding class I SAM-dependent methyltransferase, producing the protein MKEYTALDKRLTAVYELVRSGSRVADIGADHGYLVCALVQRGKCPGGFACDINSQPLEKSRKTIVRAGLSEQIVPVLADGLAGIAPLSVEDIVIAGMGGEQIAAILEQAGWCFDPRYHMVLQPMTKTSFLRRWLCENGFEIHREIPVEQGKFAYTVLSVSWTGQKTQPDRLFQLVGKIPQSQYAARDRYLMIQRDRLRKQAQGLNRGRQGGDEAKQLQELADEIHRLISEK
- a CDS encoding MFS transporter — translated: MKIILRRISQRSAEFLGFDRMGEAYPIFTKVYTFLWLYSTLETVFMNTLLIRLTGNSDSVMYYKMIIYVVTAVAMHGSALIAHRLSPVHSIRLSAVLYGIMYLFLFILTDYLGVYMPYLAVLSGVACGLYWCSHNILLTLYTTERNRDIGVGILGVINGIITLLIPIVSGFVITAYPNNYLGYRIMFGVGFASVIMQFIMSLRLYPVEHKTREPQFRLALSLVRQRKSVRFVFCSEFIRGFREGTFLFFLNTLLFEFVSDERLVGLNTFLTGAASIVAAWVYGRIVAAHLRGKFVVIATSLLMGATFCLFFGLNSVSIVIYSIVNAFLQLFVVNASSVSSFAVFTQDEKARFCLGESFAFREVSLALGRVVGIYVVVLFPKTPTGYISAMLLLTVTQYLVALCIRVIRRELSLFEQQQITGASVNQEPLEDAQR
- a CDS encoding polysaccharide biosynthesis protein; translation: MKHQNVIVGTMILSGASILTRIVGFAFRVYINKALGPEGVGVYQLIVSLYTLMVTFASSGVSVAVSKLTAEQFALGHIANAKKILHKAIAIALFLGLTVGGLLFTFGDVIARNYLNEPRAALALLYLAPSLPVLAVTACLRGYLIAKRSVVKPALDQITEQMLKIVFITFFMESWMSKGLEYGCALILLGMTLGEIVSFFFLFIGYRIEKDGVTSGRKADITGVVSKIVAICIPISLSSYVRSGLRLVEDIFIVSGFRKFAGDGVAATETYGLLRGMAMPLLTFPLSMLSAFVVMLTPEISRLSVTKDSRGLGRTVSKLLQFTSIIGIFIVGVYVTFSYELGMAVYGDPRVGETLRTMAFLCPFMCLEMVVVSILGGLGDQVSPMRYSILDSVLRVGLVYLLIPMDGVRGFLLMVVISNLLTSILNLRRLLSKVQLSFNFREWLLKPALAALAAQQCFQAVGNLWLYQRIPVAPALILGIILTAMVYITTLYFLGSFDKKDVKWLVGRFQLTQKKKLSQPLKEAI
- a CDS encoding D-2-hydroxyacid dehydrogenase, coding for MKIVVLDGYTENPGDLSWEGFEKLGSLTVYDRTAPGDIVSRIGDAEAVITNKTPLTKETLEACPSIRYIGVLATGYNVVDVAAAKAKGIPVCNIPTYGTTAVAQFVFALLLEICHHVGHHSDTVKAGKWTTSQDFCYWDFPLIELAGKTMGIIGFGRIGQSAGALAKAFGMKVLAYDEYPNDAGKAIAEYVTLDELLAQSDVISLHCPLFESTTGIINKNSIAKMKDGVILINTSRGPLIVEEDLRAALDSGKVAGAGMDVVSTEPIKADNPLLGASNCLITPHIAWAPKESRKRLMDIAVQNLADFVAGKSTNVVNP